A part of Salmo trutta chromosome 15, fSalTru1.1, whole genome shotgun sequence genomic DNA contains:
- the LOC115148326 gene encoding uncharacterized histidine-rich protein DDB_G0274557-like: MTPERSACCLNPQRNQPDTDWQCELCGHRWSRVDGPQIQVQLQQEPLAAFRLPIKRPGKGDTNPSGTGEASSGDPCCAVYPPPDPPLHPPLHPPPDPALYPPHPIPHSTPHLIPHFTPHLIPHFTPHLIPHSTPHLIPHFAPHLIPHSTPHLIPHFTPHLIHHFTPHLIPHFTPHLIPHFTPHLIPHSTPHLIPHFTPHLIPHFTPHLIEHFTPPPDPPLHPPPNPPLNPSPSPQ; this comes from the exons ATGACGCCAGAGCGCTCTGCCTGCTGCCTCaacccccagaggaaccaacccgacaCCGACTGGCAGTGTGaactctgcggccacagatg gagccgggtggacggtcccCAGATACAGGTCCAGCtgcagcaggaacccctggcagcgTTCCGCCTTCCCATCAAACGCCCTGGGAAGGGCGACACGAATCCCAGTGGGACAGGAGAGGCGAGTAGTGGAgacccctgttgtgctg TTTACCCCCCACCTGATCCCCCACTCCACCCCCCACTCCACCCCCCACCTGATCCCGCACTTTACCCCCCCCACCCAATCCCCCACTCCACCCCCCACCTGATCCCCCACTTTACCCCCCACCTGATCCCCCACTTTACCCCCCACCTGATCCCCCACTCCACCCCCCACCTGATCCCCCACTTTGCCCCCCACCTGATCCCCCACTCCACCCCCCACCTGATCCCCCACTTTACCCCCCACCTGATCCACCACTTTACCCCCCACCTGATCCCTCACTTTACCCCCCACCTGATCCCCCACTTTACCCCCCACCTGATCCCCCACTCCACCCCCCACCTGATCCCCCACTTTACCCCCCACCTGATCCCCCATTTTACCCCCCACCTGATCGAGCACTTTACCCCCCCACCCGATCCCCCACTCCACCCCCCACCCAATcccccactcaacccctctccgTCCCCTCAGTAA